Proteins encoded together in one Streptomyces umbrinus window:
- the metG gene encoding methionine--tRNA ligase — MARHLITSALPYINGIKHLGNMVGSMLPADVYARYLRQRGHDVLYICATDEHGTPAELAAKEQGLPVDEFCAQAHDAQKAVYDGFELAFDYFGRSSSPQNREITQHFARRLNENGFIEERAIRQVYSPTDGRFLPDRYVEGTCPHCGYDKARGDQCENCTRVLDPTDLINPRSAISGSTELEVRETKHLFLLQSKLQHEVEEWVARTSEKAPEWPQLASSIARKWLNEGLHDRAITRDLDWGVPVPADTWPELAAEGKVFYVWFDAPIEYIGATKEWSDKDPENRDWKSWWYESDQGENPVRYTEFMAKDNVPFHTVMFPATELGIREPWKKVDYVKAFNWLTYYGGKFSTSQKRGVFTDHALEILPADYWRYFLIANAPESDDSSFTWEHFTATVNKDLADTLGNFVNRVLSFSKKRFGEEVPAGAEAGEPETKLGEEIAALLSEYETQMEALQFRKAAAALRALWSAGNSYLEEKAPWLEIKTNPDGAALTLRVAMNLIHLYSVISEPFIPASSKAMRSAFALPDDTATWATAAEAKSLTFLPAGTPFTVPPVLFAKITDEDVESYKERFGSEAAA; from the coding sequence ATGGCTCGACACCTCATCACCAGCGCCCTTCCGTACATCAACGGGATCAAGCACCTGGGCAACATGGTGGGGTCCATGCTCCCGGCGGACGTGTACGCCAGGTACCTCCGCCAGCGCGGCCACGACGTCCTCTACATCTGCGCGACGGACGAGCACGGCACCCCGGCCGAACTGGCGGCTAAGGAGCAGGGCCTGCCGGTCGACGAGTTCTGCGCCCAGGCCCACGACGCCCAGAAGGCGGTCTACGACGGCTTCGAGCTGGCCTTCGACTACTTCGGCCGCAGCTCCAGCCCGCAGAACCGCGAGATCACCCAGCACTTCGCCCGCCGCCTGAACGAGAACGGCTTCATCGAAGAGCGCGCGATCCGCCAGGTGTACTCGCCGACCGACGGCCGCTTCCTCCCGGACCGTTACGTCGAGGGCACCTGCCCCCACTGCGGCTACGACAAGGCCCGCGGCGACCAGTGCGAGAACTGCACCCGCGTCCTGGACCCGACCGACCTGATCAACCCCCGCTCGGCGATCTCCGGTTCGACGGAGCTGGAGGTCCGGGAGACGAAGCACCTCTTCCTCCTCCAGTCGAAGCTCCAGCACGAGGTCGAGGAGTGGGTGGCGCGGACCTCCGAAAAGGCTCCGGAGTGGCCGCAGCTCGCCTCCTCCATCGCCCGCAAGTGGCTGAACGAAGGCCTGCACGACCGCGCGATCACCCGTGACCTCGACTGGGGCGTCCCGGTCCCGGCGGACACCTGGCCGGAGCTGGCCGCCGAGGGCAAGGTCTTCTACGTCTGGTTCGACGCCCCGATCGAGTACATCGGCGCGACGAAGGAATGGTCCGACAAGGACCCGGAGAACCGCGACTGGAAGTCCTGGTGGTACGAGTCCGACCAGGGCGAAAACCCCGTCCGCTACACGGAGTTCATGGCGAAGGACAACGTCCCGTTCCACACGGTGATGTTCCCCGCCACCGAGCTCGGCATCCGCGAGCCGTGGAAGAAGGTCGACTACGTCAAGGCCTTCAACTGGCTGACGTACTACGGCGGAAAGTTCTCCACGTCCCAGAAGCGCGGCGTCTTCACCGACCACGCCCTGGAGATCCTCCCCGCCGACTACTGGCGCTACTTCCTGATCGCCAACGCCCCGGAGTCGGACGACTCGTCCTTCACGTGGGAGCACTTCACGGCCACGGTGAACAAGGACCTGGCGGACACCCTCGGCAACTTCGTCAACCGAGTCCTCTCCTTCTCCAAGAAGCGCTTCGGCGAGGAGGTCCCGGCGGGCGCGGAGGCGGGCGAGCCCGAGACGAAGCTGGGCGAGGAGATCGCGGCCCTTCTCTCGGAGTACGAGACCCAGATGGAGGCCCTCCAGTTCCGCAAGGCCGCGGCCGCCCTGCGCGCCCTGTGGTCGGCCGGCAACTCCTACCTGGAGGAGAAGGCCCCCTGGCTGGAGATCAAGACCAACCCGGACGGCGCGGCCCTCACCCTCCGCGTCGCGATGAACCTCATCCACCTCTACTCGGTCATCTCCGAACCCTTCATCCCGGCCTCCTCCAAGGCGATGCGCTCGGCGTTCGCCCTGCCGGACGACACGGCGACCTGGGCGACGGCGGCCGAGGCGAAGTCCCTGACCTTCCTCCCCGCCGGCACCCCCTTCACGGTTCCCCCGGTCCTCTTCGCCAAGATCACGGACGAGGACGTGGAGTCGTACAAGGAGCGCTTCGGCAGCGAAGCCGCGGCCTAG
- a CDS encoding class E sortase, whose product MSRSRALSGALTGAVVALLLGCSSETVPTGTSAKPPRDTSTTAQVPTAPATPAPPPSSASPAPPKTETETETDTDTRTRTARLAIPAIGLKDLRVVPYEGTTDDWPGTRIQNGGAGASPYGSTGGVGPGEVGNYLVTAHRLSAGGPLRDLPALDKGDSVVVTSGGTVYEYEITGTRETSFRSERSLAEQRAAVPGFPGRSPTQAMITISTCATPEDNAAGNFWRDDRGNPEHRIDKIGVLTEAGGRTP is encoded by the coding sequence ATGTCCCGTTCCCGAGCACTTTCCGGCGCGCTCACGGGCGCTGTCGTCGCGCTGCTCCTGGGCTGTTCCAGCGAGACCGTGCCGACGGGAACCTCCGCGAAGCCTCCACGGGACACGTCCACGACGGCCCAGGTCCCGACGGCTCCCGCCACCCCGGCCCCGCCCCCGTCCTCCGCGAGCCCGGCCCCTCCGAAGACCGAGACCGAGACGGAGACCGATACCGATACTCGGACCCGGACCGCCCGGCTCGCCATCCCCGCGATCGGGCTCAAGGACCTGCGCGTCGTCCCGTACGAGGGGACGACCGACGACTGGCCGGGCACCCGGATCCAGAACGGTGGCGCCGGAGCCAGCCCGTACGGGAGCACGGGCGGGGTCGGGCCCGGTGAGGTCGGAAACTACCTAGTCACGGCCCACCGGCTCTCCGCCGGCGGCCCGCTGCGCGACCTCCCGGCTCTCGACAAGGGCGACTCGGTCGTCGTCACGTCCGGCGGCACGGTGTACGAGTACGAGATCACCGGCACAAGGGAGACCTCCTTCCGCTCCGAGCGCTCGCTCGCCGAACAGCGGGCGGCGGTCCCGGGCTTCCCGGGCAGAAGCCCCACCCAGGCCATGATCACCATCTCCACCTGCGCGACACCCGAGGACAACGCGGCCGGAAACTTCTGGCGCGACGACAGAGGCAATCCCGAACACCGCATCGACAAGATCGGCGTACTGACCGAGGCGGGTGGCCGGACGCCGTAG
- a CDS encoding VWA domain-containing protein, which produces MGILTRLRNAFGKSRKGDAAAAAATPAAEPSVPAARQETAPEPVPTAAEPNSPAEPAQPEATVPAPATEPKASVVEDLVSAAFDNVTVPKQASPTTEPETKPEPAKKAKTEPVTEAEPAAEPVVEAEPVAEQTAAAEPVAETEPAAKAEPVVEAEPEPVVEAEAEPVVEAKAEPVAEAVVEPEPVVEPEAEVKPEPVVDAEPEAKVEAKVEAEPEPVAADVTPEPEPVVEPEPEPVVAEAVPAPEPVVAEVTPEAEPVTAQADEPAAADGDEDPQGPLAVDDESVTSGAGGKSEADEGEAESAGPAPEPTMEPITEPIAADGGQAPQGPLAAGDESVTGGAGGKTDADEGEAESGEAAPATTLTQVKAHAPGLLTAYNAATSTLEKHNLTGTRAKVYLVLDRSASMRPYYKDGSAQALGEQTLALAAHLDPTATVHVVFFSTELDGTGELALPDHENKIDELHAGLGRMGRTSYHAAVQEVLTHHEKSDAPTAPALVIFQTDGAPDAKTPATQSLTDAAKNHPGVFFSFIAFGEQDNKAFDYLRKLKTDNTAFFHAGPTPRELTDTEVYEGVLANWRP; this is translated from the coding sequence GCCTACGGCGGCCGAGCCGAACTCACCGGCTGAGCCGGCTCAGCCGGAGGCCACGGTGCCGGCCCCCGCCACCGAGCCCAAGGCCTCAGTGGTGGAGGACCTGGTTTCGGCGGCCTTCGACAATGTGACGGTCCCGAAGCAGGCGTCTCCGACGACAGAACCGGAAACCAAGCCCGAGCCTGCCAAGAAGGCCAAGACCGAGCCGGTGACAGAGGCCGAGCCGGCAGCAGAGCCGGTGGTTGAGGCAGAGCCGGTGGCAGAGCAGACGGCTGCGGCGGAGCCGGTCGCCGAGACCGAGCCGGCGGCCAAGGCTGAGCCGGTTGTGGAAGCCGAGCCCGAGCCGGTTGTCGAGGCCGAGGCCGAGCCCGTCGTGGAAGCCAAGGCCGAGCCCGTGGCCGAGGCCGTCGTCGAACCCGAGCCGGTCGTCGAGCCCGAGGCCGAGGTGAAGCCCGAGCCCGTGGTCGACGCCGAGCCGGAGGCCAAGGTCGAGGCCAAGGTCGAGGCCGAGCCCGAGCCCGTCGCCGCCGACGTGACCCCGGAGCCCGAGCCGGTCGTCGAGCCCGAACCCGAGCCCGTGGTTGCCGAGGCCGTCCCCGCACCCGAGCCCGTGGTTGCCGAGGTCACCCCCGAGGCCGAGCCCGTCACCGCGCAGGCGGACGAGCCCGCGGCCGCCGACGGTGATGAGGACCCACAGGGGCCACTCGCAGTCGACGACGAGAGCGTCACGAGTGGTGCGGGTGGGAAATCCGAAGCGGACGAAGGCGAAGCCGAGTCCGCAGGGCCGGCACCCGAGCCCACCATGGAGCCCATCACGGAGCCCATCGCCGCCGACGGCGGTCAGGCCCCACAAGGGCCACTCGCAGCCGGCGACGAAAGCGTCACGGGCGGTGCGGGTGGGAAAACCGACGCGGACGAAGGCGAAGCCGAGTCCGGGGAGGCGGCCCCCGCCACCACCCTCACCCAGGTCAAGGCCCACGCCCCCGGCCTACTCACGGCCTACAACGCCGCCACCTCGACCCTCGAAAAGCACAACCTCACCGGCACCCGTGCCAAGGTCTACCTCGTCCTCGACCGCTCCGCGAGCATGCGCCCGTACTACAAGGACGGCTCCGCCCAGGCCCTCGGCGAGCAGACCCTCGCCCTGGCCGCCCACCTGGACCCCACCGCCACGGTCCACGTCGTCTTCTTCTCCACCGAACTGGACGGCACCGGCGAACTCGCCCTCCCCGACCACGAGAACAAGATCGACGAACTCCACGCGGGCCTCGGCCGCATGGGACGTACGAGCTACCACGCCGCCGTACAGGAAGTCCTCACCCACCACGAGAAGTCGGACGCCCCCACGGCCCCGGCCCTCGTGATCTTCCAGACGGACGGCGCCCCGGACGCCAAGACCCCCGCGACCCAGTCCCTCACGGACGCGGCCAAGAACCACCCCGGCGTCTTCTTCTCCTTCATCGCGTTCGGCGAGCAGGACAACAAGGCCTTCGACTACCTCCGCAAGCTCAAGACGGACAACACCGCGTTCTTCCACGCGGGCCCGACCCCGCGCGAGCTCACGGACACGGAGGTCTACGAGGGCGTACTGGCGAACTGGCGCCCGTAG
- a CDS encoding Crp/Fnr family transcriptional regulator: MREHSPFTEDELRHICDAGRRRDWERGEPLMHEGSPPDNVILIEDGLVKITTETSNGYTSVLAIRGPGELLGELSCVDGGRRSATATALWDGRGVVVTAERFRQLLAQQGPLALAVLRSVAGRLRQSDRQRGEYGAYPAGTRIARVLADLAMRHGEPVPGPSDADADADADADAGSGSVSVRITQRELAGAAGTSRESVARTVRALQQDGLVTVGRGRVVMRDSRALLRWRGE; the protein is encoded by the coding sequence GTGAGGGAGCACAGCCCCTTCACGGAGGATGAGTTGCGGCACATCTGCGATGCGGGGCGTCGGCGTGACTGGGAGCGCGGGGAGCCGCTGATGCACGAGGGGTCCCCGCCGGACAACGTCATCCTGATCGAGGACGGCCTCGTGAAGATCACGACGGAGACTTCGAACGGCTACACCAGCGTGCTCGCCATCCGCGGCCCCGGAGAACTGCTGGGGGAACTGTCCTGCGTCGACGGCGGTCGGCGGTCGGCCACCGCCACCGCGCTCTGGGACGGTCGGGGAGTGGTCGTGACGGCCGAGCGGTTCCGGCAACTGTTGGCACAGCAGGGGCCGCTGGCTCTCGCGGTGCTGCGCAGCGTCGCCGGGCGGCTGCGCCAGTCCGACCGGCAGCGCGGCGAATACGGCGCCTATCCGGCCGGAACACGCATCGCCCGGGTGCTCGCGGACCTCGCGATGCGCCACGGCGAGCCCGTGCCAGGTCCGTCCGATGCCGATGCCGATGCCGATGCCGATGCCGATGCCGGATCCGGATCCGTATCCGTACGGATCACCCAGAGGGAACTGGCGGGCGCGGCCGGCACCTCGCGCGAATCCGTGGCACGCACCGTGCGGGCCCTGCAGCAGGACGGACTGGTCACCGTCGGCCGGGGGCGCGTCGTGATGCGGGATTCGCGGGCGCTGCTGAGATGGAGAGGCGAGTGA